A genomic window from Montipora capricornis isolate CH-2021 chromosome 8, ASM3666992v2, whole genome shotgun sequence includes:
- the LOC138060527 gene encoding LOW QUALITY PROTEIN: tRNA-splicing endonuclease subunit Sen54-like (The sequence of the model RefSeq protein was modified relative to this genomic sequence to represent the inferred CDS: inserted 1 base in 1 codon), whose amino-acid sequence MSDLNILFCPEDLIAQIKKPLNLPLLGGPKAFAPNPENENEEKVLECMLQEQRDVLKEQRIHKKGNLSVGTWKPDERVVEMSVAKGPHWQHFGQKKGGKMLLQPQEALFLLEQGSIELFYGGLPMSFQQGFMSMLSDDFSPDHYLVYAYFLRLGFTVLQHSPRNESVVSRKTDSSAEKSEELADDNGDHVVKDKAAISSPVSHLWASEDGVTPLLRPEDAVSTAAVLSKLQLIKNQRLATANVFERSGQQSLLVAFDVYQPGVNFKKTXPGPPDFCITVCRYCDCPPSLASLALLSQKCSPVPLKIALVDGGNILFYSVLDVNSPTFISRG is encoded by the exons ATGTCTGActtgaatattttattttg CCCGGAAGACCTAATCGCACAGATCAAGAAGCCTTTGAATTTACCACTTCTTGGAGGACCAAAAGCATTTGCTCCCAACCCAGAGAatgaaaatgaagagaaagtCTTGGAATGCATGCTTCAAGAACAGAGAGATGTGTTGAAAGAGCAAAGAATCCACAAGAA AGGCAATTTATCCGTTGGAACTTGGAAACCAGATGAGCGAGTGGTTGAGATGTCTGTGGCAAAG GGCCCTCATTGGCAGCACTTTGGACAGAAAAAAGGTGGCAAAATGCTGTTGCAGCCACAAGAAGCGTTGTTTCTTCTGGAGCAG GGAAGTATTGAACTCTTTTATGGTGGACTGCCAATGTCCTTCCAGCAA GGATTCATGTCCATGTTATCAGATGATTTCTCTCCTGACCATTACTTG GTATATGCATACTTTCTGCGTTTAGGTTTCACTGTCTTACAGCATTCACCAAG AAATGAGAGCGTGGTCAGCAGAAAAACAGATAGTTCAGCAGAGAAGAGTGAGGAGCTTGCCGACGACAATGGTGATCATGTTGTTAAAGATAAGGCAGCGATATCATCCCCTGTGTCTCATTTATGGGCAAGTGAAGATGGTGTTACACCACTTTTAAGACCTGAGGATGCTGTTTCGACAG CTGCCGTCTTATCAAAGCTACAACTAATCAAGAATCAAAGATTGGCTACAGCTAATGTTTTTGAGAG ATCTGGTCAACAGTCCCTTCTTGTGGCATTTGATGTTTACCAGCCTGGAGTTAACTTCAAAAAGA ACCCAGGCCCTCCTGACTTCTGTATAACTGTGTGCAG GTACTGCGATTGCCCCCCTTCTCTGGCATCACTGGCGCTCCTCAGCCAGAAGTGCTCTCCTGTTCCACTAAAGATCGCCCTGGTTGATGGAGGAAACATTTTGTTTTACAGCGTACTCGACGTGAATAGCCCGACATTTATTTCAAGAGGTTGA
- the LOC138014089 gene encoding uncharacterized protein, which produces MEEYSYQYNINIVGLPELNTQETAMDTSKLCAKLFTEMGTSITLQDIDMAHRVPLRSAGNRPKPIICKFTRRIATETVMAVRQDACKSNPINLGLPDRVPLSSVSLFDHLTPKLQIVFSEAKKFKTNNHFEFCWARNSCVNLRKDRESRALKIMDVGDLHKLLS; this is translated from the coding sequence ATGGAAGAGTATAGCTATCAATACAACATTAACATTGTTGGATTACCCGAGCTCAATACCCAGGAAACGGCAATGGATACGAGCAAATTGTGTGCTAAACTGTTTACTGAAATGGGAACGAGTATTACATTACAGGATATAGACATGGCGCATCGTGTGCCACTCAGAAGTGCCGGGAATCGACCGAAACCCATCATATGCAAGTTTACAAGGAGGATAGCAACAGAAACGGTTATGGCTGTCCGGCAGGATGCCTGTAAATCAAACCCAATTAACCTTGGCTTGCCTGACCGAGTGCCTTTATCGTCTGTTAGCCTCTTCGACCATCTCACACCTAAACTGCAGATTGTCTTCTCCGAAGCGAAGAAGTTCAAAACTAATAATCATTTTGAATTCTGTTGGGCCAGGAATTCCTGTGTTAACCTTCGTAAGGACCGGGAATCGAGAGCGTTGAAAATCATGGATGTCGGGGATCTACACAAACTTCTAAGCTAA